In Babesia bovis T2Bo chromosome 3, whole genome shotgun sequence, the genomic window GCTTCTTTCGATCTGTTATCTTGATGTTCAAGTCAACCTTAGGGGGATTAGAGAAACCAAATGATTTGGCTACTCTGATTAGATCCAGCGAGTGGACGTTGAAAATGTCCTTCAGGCTGTGTGACAGGTAGGCCTGAAGATATGATCTATAGGCCTCCCTGGAAGCACGGTTGAGGTAAAAGTTCTTCTCCACGAGCTTCTCTAGCTGCACCTGGACTTTAGCGATTTTGTTGAGCTCGAATTCATACTTGCTGAGTGGTACCTTCAGCTCCTTAAGGTAGTGCAGGAACCCAAGTTCCTCCGGCATAAGGAACATTATAGCACGCCCTTCTCCATCAGCACCCCTGGCAGTCCTTCCAACACGGTGAATGTAATCACGCGGGTCAGATGGTGGATCATATTGTACAATCCAGTCAACCTGTAGGATATATGAACCATTGATATTACCCACCTTTGGAATGTCCCAACCCCTAGCTGCTACGTCGGTACACAGTAGTATACCAGTCTACAGAATGATTTATCAGGACTACAACAACCCACCTTGGCATTGCAAAATGAGTAGTATGCACTAGAGCGCTTGTTTTGCTGCTTCTTGCCGTAGATCGACTTAACTGCAATGTCAATATAATTCAATAGTGCATCGTGGAATTTAACCGAGTTGCCACTACTGAAGAAGACCATAATCTTTTTATCCAGGTGGCGCTTAAGGAATGAAAAGAGTAACATAAAGCGATTCTCCGCCTCGCATACGACATATCCCTGCTCAAGGGTAGCAACCGTAGCTACATCCTTGGAACATGCCTGTAGTCATTAGAGCAACATACTGTACACATACCTGGACAAATACGGGATTGGTCATGGATAACCGCACCATGTCCTCCACCTTTGATGTGTGAGTAGCGGAAAATAGACATGTCTGACGTTTTTTGGGTAACAACTTGATAATCTGGTTCATTTCCTCCTCGAAACCTATCTCTAGAATGCGATCTGCTTCATCTATAATCAGGACCAATAGATTTTTATATAGGAATCCCTTCGTATTCTGCATATGGTCCAGTAAACGACCTGGTGTAGCGATTAGGATATTGATGCCGCGACTGAGTCGCTCAGCCTCACCCCTGCGATTAGTACCACCCATGACCAAGCCTATGGTCTGAGGTAAATATTTTAGCACATCCTTAGCAACGGCAAAAGTTTGCTCACTCAGTTCACGAGTGGGTGATATGATTAAACCGCCAGTACCATTCCTCGGCATGAACTTGACTTGGAACAGTACCTCCGCGAGTGGTACTAAAAATGCCAGGGTCTTACCGGAACCTGTAGCGAAGTGTATTAACCATTTGCTAGACACGTTGTTCTACACAATATACTAATTACATACCTGTATGAGCCTTCCCTAAAACATCCTTGCCTTGTAGCAGATGTGGAATGCATTTGGCCTGTATCTCAGTAGTACGCTCAAAGTTAAGCTCAGTCAAACCATTTATCAAGGGTTCTGATAAATCTAAGTCcttgaaatatatatcagtGAAATAGTCACGCTTTTTAGGAgttaaatgtgtagaattGGTGGTATCTGGACTGGAAGTAGCCTTGCTTTCGGGCTCTTCCTCAACAACCTCCGTATCCTTGTCCACCTTAGCCATGGTATGGAACTTGAATTTTATAAGCACCTAATGACTCAATTCAGTGCCCTTCAACACTAGACACCTTactatcccactgtgtaAACGATAAATTGGCACCTTCTGTACGTCAAAAACCACggtgatatatatcaatcCGATGTGTAGCTATTACATCCACGACGTTGGTTACGACAACAAAAAGTACGTAAAAAATCTTTGGATCCGTTATAACAACGTCTGTAACCTGGATGTCGACACATTAAGTGTTGTTGGTTGTTGCGCGACGGTAGAAGTGGTCTAAGGTCAATACGATGGGGGACCATTTGGAGTGTAATTACAACTATCTCTACTTCACAACGGCTATTATACTACTCTCATCACTTAAACTGTTGTACTACATAGACAATAAAGAAGATGTGCTCATGGCGTCGCTATGATGAGCGCGCTTCACGTAGGAGTTACCATGAAGACAGCTATGACAGTGGATATCCTCGTGAATCAAGCAGGGATTATGGATCGCAGTATCGATATAATGATGATAACACCAGAAATCGATCTGGTGATCAAGATCGCTTTGCAGATTATCAACTACCGCGTGATTCCCCTTTAGATAGACCACATTACAATAATAAACGTCGAGCTCAGTATGATAGACCTGACCACGATAGTCGTGGGTACCACTCTGCAGGGGATTGGCGTAGGGAATCAACTGGTCGCGGACCAAGGGAATACAACCGTCGAAGAGAGGAGTACACCTACCGTGATTATGACAGAAGCAGATCGAGGGAGCCCGATGAATATTCGGGGAACCATACTGAGTATCAGCATAATAAAACTAGGACTGGAGGTGATACAAGTTATGTAACTACAGAACTGAAGTCTGTCCAAAGGGAAGATACTGAGCATAAAAGAGCTGAACTAAAGTCTCAAGATCATTCCAGTGAAGCTGCAAACGCTCACAAATCAAGAGGTATCTTGCCATATCTCATTCCACTAAAATGTCACAGACTCTCGAGTTAAGAATGAAGAACCCGTTGAGTTTGATTACAAGAATAAAGAAGCTGTTGAGCATCTAAATAGACTAATGGAATACGAGCGGGAAAATGTTAATACCCGTGAGACACGAAACCAGAGTGCTGAGAGTCCTGTAGAAGAACCTATAAAGAAAACAGAATGGTATATGCAACCACGATACCAGAAACAGAAACCATGGAAAATGGATGAAACTAATTCATACCAAAGAAAAGATAGATATCGCCATTCAAGTGATAACGAGGTCGAAGAGCGAGAAAATAGTGCTACGGTATTAGTGCGTAACCTGGCCACGACTGTATCGGTTGACGACGTAGACAATGTCGTTTCAGGGCTGTGTATAGAGCGTGGCACTTCCGCGCCGAATAATGTCACACTGCGCACTACGGAGGGCCATTATGGGCCCGTTGGAGAATCGAGTATACTGAAATCTATCGGTATAGGGCCTGCCGTAGAGCGTTATGCCGTGGTGACCTTCCCATCACCTGAAAACGCAGCGCGGTTTATGGAATGCGTATCAAGTAGGAAGTTAACAATAAACAACGAGGAGTACTACGTGGAATATGATACCCTCGAAGTTAATTCCGATGTTAAGACCATAGAGTCCAGTTTGACCTATGAGGATTACCAGGAATATGATGCTATATTAAAGCGAAGGCAGTCGGCCCATGATTGGATATGCCCAGTATGCAGATTTATTAATTATGCAAGGCGATCGCAGTGCTTCACATGTGAGTCGGAGCGACCACCCGACGAGGTTTTGCAGAAGCAGAAGCTGCTAGTGGATATATCGTCAACTGACAAGACATTGCCTATCCATACCAACGTCTCGGATGTATCCTCCTGGGTAGTACTTAAGGGCATACCACTGGATGCCGATCCTGCTGCGCTACTGCTTCAGGTTTGCACTGCGGTACCACAGGGGCGCAGCACATTTACAACGGTGTACCTATATTATAGACACACAACACAAATCTGTGCGCGGGTTTATGTTCTTCCACTTTGACTCCGTATCACCAGTGACTGCCTTCCAGGAGTCCCTAGGAAATGCCTGCTGCTCGATACTGCCTTTCCAGGGATCTTACCTGCGACTAGAGCCTGTGAAATCACTTGAAAAGCAGATAGCGGATAATCTAATGAAGAATTTGAAAACTAATACCCTTCGGGTTATCTATGAGTACGACAGTGAGACTTATGCAGTTAACCTAGTAACTGAGTTCACTGCACCAAATAAAACGGGTAACAAAGAAACTAAAACATGCAAGATAAGAACTAGTAATGTCAGTGCCCTGGAGCAGATATGTCAATCGTCAAGCATGCCCCCTGGAGCCAGGAAGTACCTGGACTCGTGGCAAGAGAAGGTTATACTATCCCCAGGAGGAAAGCCTGATGCCTCTAGGATGTATTTTGATGAGGTGTCAGGATACCTGTACGATGGAGTCCTTGGGATATACTTCGACGCCAATACGAATAACTACATATCAGTACGTAGCGAACGCTACCATTGGGACGATACGCTGCAGGCACTGGTGTTGTCGGATAAAGGAATATTAAAACCAGAACCAGATAGTACACAGCAAGGATCTCAGCTCCAGGGGTTGCTGGCAGCGGCGCTCAAAGCAGCGCAGATGACCAATAAGAAAGTTGGAGATACTGCCGATGGTAAGGAGGCTACCAAATCAGTTATGGAACCAAGTGTAGTTACCACTAATGCGCCACCGAAACCGCGCATTGACATTGCGCAAACATTTGACCTCGGTAATCaatctgatgatgaatGTGACATGGAGCTAGAAGACAACGATAAAGTGGATGACAAAATGGCACAGCCAGTACTTACTCCAACAAAGATCGATGTGCGAAGTGTTATAGTGTGCCTACAGTGTCTCAGGGTATTCAACGACCAGACTCGACTCGAGTTGCATGAACGCAGGTCGCGTTACCACCAGGTGTTAATGGACACCTAGTATCACACATATATTGTATCGTATAATCctggtatgtatataaagtgTGATTCTATATGATgtgtataatgtaataCCCTGTCCCATGGATAGCTTCAATGCCAGAGGCGTTGCGACGCCAGCGTCTAAAGATGCAGTGTCTAATGTCGAAAATGCACTTGTAATAGTGATTGATCTTACACCAACTGCATGGTCAGGGTCACCTAATAAAGGTGAAGTTAAATTGCAGTTGCCATCGCTATTCAACCTACTGCATAGATTTATTAAAACCTATGCCTTTATGTCATCCAGCAATAGGTGCTGTATTATCGGAACACATGCATCAGGGACGTAAGTGAGGATGTAGTATTACTCATGTTTACAGTCGCATTTTGTATGAGGGTATACCTAACGTCGACTGGCTGCCATCATGCTTTGTGCGTCGAGATTCAGCAGAAAGCAAGTCAGATGCATGTACCCTGGGTGTATGGAATGCTATGTTAGATTTCATAGGCACATGGTCATCAAAAGGTGACCCACAACTGACAACAGCCTTGTCAATGGGTCTGCTGTGTAGGTTGTTCATTGGTACACTATAATACATAGATCTCAACCGACTCCAACAGACTTCTAGTGGCCTGGGACGCCGGATTATCTTTATCGATACTTCCGAAACCAATGCCTACCAATCGCAGTACATCGCTTTGATGAATGTTGCCTTTACCGCTCTAAAGTCGGTAGGTTACACTAGACCACAATGAATATGCACAGGGCATTACCATTAACACTTGCGCCCTTAAACGATCGACGGTAAGTTGTGCAATATTGCATTAGAAGTGCTACAGAGGATTCTCGAGCAGTTGTGTGACGTCACAAACGCCAAGTATATCAACCTGTCAAAGGTTCTGGAAAAGGAAGATAGTAACCTGAACCACGAGCAGTGCATCCTACAACTACTGATGGTAAGCGtggaagtatatatacctaaTTACACTATAAATTTTTAAACATTGAAACAGTTTTGGTTCCTGCCTTCAGTGGATATATCAGAACAGCTGTCAACACAACTGCCGTTCGATTTCAGCAATAGAGCAGTATGTTACTGCCATTACAGAACAGTGGACATTGCATTCCTATGCCCATGCTGCTTTGCCGGTTAGTTCGATGCAAAACCTACCAGATACACCGCAGTGCATTGCTCCGAAAAAGACGATAAAGGAAGGTATCGAGTATTCTGCCTGGTGTGCAAGTAGGTCTATTCCAGCGCGTATAGATATAACGCAGCTCACGGCTGTCAAGGCCATTAGTCAAGAATAAGTCGGCAACAGACGCCGACCTCTCGACATATTGACATCGATTAAATCTATACATCACCAGTAAAAGGCAATACCAAACGCTTGCCGTACCACTTAGACTTAGCAAAGTAGTAGAAGAAATCAGCGTACAACATAGTTTGTACAATACCAGCAACCCAGCAAATGCCACAAATGTATGGAGGTGTCTCAGCCAAATAGCGATATACCCAATTCAAAAGATATAGAGCACGATATAAACCCATAGTAGCCACATAGTGGGAAGTGATGTTCTCCACCTCACGTTGCTGATAAAGCATAGTCAACTGCGGCAATATGGCAACACTCTCCAACCAAATAGAAAAAGTCCATGTTATATCCAAAAATGTGTACCGGCTGGTAGTAAACATAGTCAATAGGATGACGGGTGCCAAAAGGTACTTCTCATAAGGAAAGCGATCAATCTTGCGGTTGTAAGTCTGAGAGATAGGTGGACAGAACCGAATTAGATATATAGTATAAGCCGTAGTCAACAAGAATAACAACTTCATAACAGTATTGTAAAGACTGATGTAGTAAACAAATAAATCGAGGTACCGGAAAGCAAAAACGAGGAAGTAAAGCTCCTGCATCCGGCATGATATACCTAAACAGTTCTTAGACAACTTCAACTTAAGGATGAGAATTACCAAACTCGCAAGGTGACAGAAGTCACCCGCAAGACGAAATGCGTTCATAGACATCGCGCCTACATAAACGGAATACTAGAAATAAACAAGAAGGACGCTCCTCAAGATGAAGAGGTCGAGTATCCCGCGAAAGGATGGAAATAAAACCTGTATACGTAACCACGAAAATTGCTTAAATAGCCCTGGATTCTTTCACAGAGCCTTTTCGCACACGTAACGACGAGGCGCTGCTAACTGCTGGCGAACGCTTGGTGTGGTCACTTTCGTCACGACCCCCATGAAAGGGGCACACTGTTGAGAGCAATATTACTCAACACCGTTCCCCAAAATACGCGCTCTATGATGGTAACGATACACATTACTGGGCTTTTGGACGGCAGCAATGTTACGTACGGAATGTCTCACTTAGCAGGTCATAAAGTGTGTGCCATGGATGTACAGCGGTGGTATTTTCCAAGGAGCCTCTATATAAAGTAACTCTAGTAATATCACCTAGAGGTTATAACATAACCGAAACTATGCTCTATTGCTTGGTAGTCCCATGTGTGTCCACGATGCCATCACTGTCCATGTGGAATCACATTGGTACCTTAAGGGACTAATGTCATAAATACACCGGAACATTATGTCAACGTGTATGCGATGTTTTGCGCTAGCTATTTCAAGGAGTTTACATCAAAGCACGACGGTTAAACATTTCATCGATAAATTCCAGTACCGGTACGCTGAACCACGGTACGGGATATATGCCTGAagggtatatataacgTGAAGTACACTTACCTGACAGAAATGTGGAGTATCCACCACTATTAGACAAGTAATGGACGATGTTAGGGTTCTTTATGACGTCAAATATGTCAACATCTTCGTGGCCGAATACTGAATTGTCCAGTGATGATAGCAGTAATGTTGGCACGGATATAGTCTCGAAGTTACGACGTATGTTTACCGCGTTGTTGATATACTCACGATTTATCAATTCACCTATATAACGGCATATACGCCCGTCCTGAGATCGATTGGTGCCACTGTTGAGTATCCTCCGCATGCTTTTATGTAAATGGCCATGACCCAGTCGCAAATCCATGTCAACTTTCTTGTTCACTAGATTGTACTTCGGCTCACCGGATATAGTCTCTATACGGTTGCGGCCGTCATGACCCACGTTGCTGTAAACATAGCGTAGCGTCATTAAGGCACATAGTTTAAAGCCGGGACTAGTCCTTGCACCAAATCGATTGAACACATGATTGCCATAGTTAACATACTCACGAGAACCACGTTTAGTCATCTCACGATGTGAATTGCGATACTCACGGTGGAGACAGAGCAATAACTcatcaatgctgtgaccaCGGAAATAACGTCTGAAGCCATCAGTAGTCGAGGCAATAGTGTGCCAAAAACGTTGCGATATGGAACGACTATACAATCTCCTAGTGTAGTGGCAGCACTTGTAACGTTGACATATCTTACTACGCTTGTCCCGACGCTTTGTACAGTGGACCTCACGGATCATGGCAATCAAGTGGTCCCGCAAAGTGTCATGACAATAACGAACGTAGCAGCTGGAATTAGGAACATCGCGTGTAGGGCCGt contains:
- a CDS encoding Zn-finger in Ran binding protein and others family protein yields the protein MCSWRRYDERASRRSYHEDSYDSGYPRESSRDYGSQYRYNDDNTRNRSGDQDRFADYQLPRDSPLDRPHYNNKRRAQYDRPDHDSRGYHSAGDWRRESTGRGPREYNRRREEYTYRDYDRSRSREPDEYSGNHTEYQHNKTRTGGDTSYVTTELKSVQREDTEHKRAELKSQDHSSEAANAHKSRDSRVKNEEPVEFDYKNKEAVEHLNRLMEYERENVNTRETRNQSAESPVEEPIKKTEWYMQPRYQKQKPWKMDETNSYQRKDRYRHSSDNEVEERENSATVLVRNLATTVSVDDVDNVVSGLCIERGTSAPNNVTLRTTEGHYGPVGESSILKSIGIGPAVERYAVVTFPSPENAARFMECVSSRKLTINNEEYYVEYDTLEVNSDVKTIESSLTYEDYQEYDAILKRRQSAHDWICPVCRFINYARRSQCFTCESERPPDEVLQKQKLLVDISSTDKTLPIHTNVSDVSSWVVLKGIPLDADPAALLLQVCTAVPQGRSTFTTESLGNACCSILPFQGSYLRLEPVKSLEKQIADNLMKNLKTNTLRVIYEYDSETYAVNLVTEFTAPNKTGNKETKTCKIRTSNVSALEQICQSSSMPPGARKYLDSWQEKVILSPGGKPDASRMYFDEVSGYLYDGVLGIYFDANTNNYISVRSERYHWDDTLQALVLSDKGILKPEPDSTQQGSQLQGLLAAALKAAQMTNKKVGDTADGKEATKSVMEPSVVTTNAPPKPRIDIAQTFDLGNQSDDECDMELEDNDKVDDKMAQPVLTPTKIDVRSVIVCLQCLRVFNDQTRLELHERRSRYHQVLMDT
- a CDS encoding putative ER lumen protein-retaining receptor — translated: MSMNAFRLAGDFCHLASLVILILKLKLSKNCLGISCRMQELYFLVFAFRYLDLFVYYISLYNTVMKLLFLLTTAYTIYLIRFCPPISQTYNRKIDRFPYEKYLLAPVILLTMFTTSRYTFLDITWTFSIWLESVAILPQLTMLYQQREVENITSHYVATMGLYRALYLLNWVYRYLAETPPYICGICWVAGIVQTMLYADFFYYFAKSKWYGKRLVLPFTGDV
- a CDS encoding Transcription factor Tfb4 family protein, which encodes MDSFNARGVATPASKDAVSNVENALVIVIDLTPTAWSGSPNKGEVKLQLPSLFNLLHRFIKTYAFMSSSNRCCIIGTHASGTRILYEGIPNVDWLPSCFVRRDSAESKSDACTLGVWNAMLDFIGTWSSKGDPQLTTALSMGLLYLNRLQQTSSGLGRRIIFIDTSETNAYQSQYIALMNVAFTALKSGITINTCALKRSTRILEQLCDVTNAKYINLSKVLEKEDSNLNHEQCILQLLMFWFLPSVDISEQLSTQLPFDFSNRAVCYCHYRTVDIAFLCPCCFAVHCSEKDDKGRYRVFCLVCNSRLSRPLVKNKSATDADLSTY
- a CDS encoding DEAD/DEAH box helicase family protein — its product is MAKVDKDTEVVEEEPESKATSSPDTTNSTHLTPKKRDYFTDIYFKDLDLSEPLINGLTELNFERTTEIQAKCIPHLLQGKDVLGKAHTGSGKTLAFLVPLAEVLFQVKFMPRNGTGGLIISPTRELSEQTFAVAKDVLKYLPQTIGLVMGGTNRRGEAERLSRGINILIATPGRLLDHMQNTKGFLYKNLLVLIIDEADRILEIGFEEEMNQIIKLLPKKRQTCLFSATHTSKVEDMVRLSMTNPVFVQACSKDVATVATLEQGYVVCEAENRFMLLFSFLKRHLDKKIMVFFSSGNSVKFHDALLNYIDIAVKSIYGKKQQNKRSSAYYSFCNAKTGILLCTDVAARGWDIPKVDWIVQYDPPSDPRDYIHRVGRTARGADGEGRAIMFLMPEELGFLHYLKELKVPLSKYEFELNKIAKVQVQLEKLVEKNFYLNRASREAYRSYLQAYLSHSLKDIFNVHSLDLIRVAKSFGFSNPPKVDLNIKITDRKKRPREHSSTSNQRHRSN